The following proteins are co-located in the Rhodohalobacter sp. SW132 genome:
- a CDS encoding RagB/SusD family nutrient uptake outer membrane protein — protein sequence MNKTINKYTILGFGIFLSAVVLVSCEDFLMKAPESNVSEDAAFENFTNFQGFTEELYNIIPDFSNSYWTSNWNFGDDIVTSNDMDYHIVDMFDDGNFWGWQSEHNGWNTSWLDKAGSPPTTNADRFDKSLWDHGWYAIRKANVGLSNLDKLQGTEMERNLIEGQLLFFRAWNYFQYMQHFGGMPYMSEPLPADAQFDQERLPYQAIADSVARDFRRAADLLPISWDETEVGARTAGNNALRINKIMALGYLGKNLLWASSPLMNDGADETAASYNQEFAERAADALGELLSLVESGEANYELLDFSEWHMNFYTHGQNWELPGGTERIFTGPYFDAWQSNWNTSKQFTPTIIMDGSNFFPTANYVKKFGMANGLPLDEGDSGYDEEYPWRDRDPRFYSTFVYDGLQVVQGTMPEADEQHRHANLYTGGSYRYANGASPGGTQTGYTLRKFIPLTANTYDDGMSYGSNLHIHLPWMRLAGVYVMYAEAASVANQSSTGSSGTFNMTAEEAINRVRDRAGVPPVDGRYLGDVDDFLSEVRREWSVELGFERHRLTNQRRWLLLLDENNTRKTGHFFQRSPDFDPDNPRENRVLNLNEVVLKERNLTERHYWLPLKRSDVNISASFEQNPGW from the coding sequence ATGAATAAGACAATAAATAAATACACAATTTTAGGATTCGGGATTTTCCTGAGCGCAGTTGTACTGGTTTCATGTGAAGATTTTCTTATGAAGGCACCGGAATCCAATGTGTCTGAAGATGCTGCATTTGAAAACTTCACCAATTTCCAGGGTTTTACCGAGGAGCTATACAATATCATACCTGACTTTTCAAACTCCTACTGGACAAGTAATTGGAATTTCGGAGACGATATTGTTACAAGTAACGACATGGATTACCACATTGTGGATATGTTCGATGACGGTAATTTCTGGGGCTGGCAATCGGAACATAACGGGTGGAATACATCCTGGCTTGATAAAGCCGGTAGCCCTCCTACTACTAACGCGGATCGATTTGATAAATCCCTTTGGGATCACGGCTGGTATGCAATTCGCAAAGCGAATGTTGGGCTTAGTAATTTGGATAAGCTTCAGGGTACAGAAATGGAAAGAAACCTGATTGAAGGCCAATTGCTGTTCTTCAGAGCATGGAATTATTTCCAGTATATGCAACATTTTGGCGGTATGCCTTATATGAGTGAACCTCTTCCGGCTGATGCACAGTTCGATCAGGAAAGATTACCTTACCAAGCTATTGCCGATAGTGTGGCACGGGACTTTAGAAGGGCTGCTGATCTGTTACCCATAAGCTGGGACGAAACTGAAGTTGGGGCTAGAACGGCCGGGAACAATGCATTACGTATTAATAAAATCATGGCTCTGGGATACCTTGGCAAAAATTTGCTTTGGGCCTCCAGCCCCCTGATGAATGATGGAGCGGATGAGACGGCAGCGAGCTATAACCAGGAATTCGCAGAACGGGCAGCTGATGCACTCGGTGAACTACTGAGCCTTGTGGAGTCAGGTGAAGCAAATTATGAGCTGTTAGATTTTTCGGAATGGCACATGAATTTCTATACTCATGGCCAAAACTGGGAGTTACCGGGTGGAACCGAACGAATATTTACAGGTCCCTATTTCGATGCCTGGCAATCAAATTGGAATACCAGTAAACAGTTTACACCGACCATCATCATGGATGGTAGTAATTTCTTCCCAACCGCAAACTATGTGAAGAAATTTGGAATGGCGAATGGATTACCTCTGGATGAAGGTGACTCTGGTTATGATGAGGAATATCCGTGGAGAGATCGCGACCCGCGTTTTTATAGTACATTCGTGTATGATGGTTTGCAAGTGGTTCAGGGTACAATGCCAGAGGCTGATGAGCAACATCGCCATGCGAATCTATATACTGGAGGCAGCTATAGATATGCAAATGGTGCCAGTCCGGGTGGTACTCAAACAGGTTACACGTTAAGAAAGTTTATTCCATTGACAGCCAATACATATGATGATGGGATGAGTTATGGCAGTAACCTGCACATTCACCTTCCCTGGATGCGGTTAGCCGGTGTCTACGTTATGTATGCAGAAGCGGCATCTGTAGCCAACCAATCATCTACAGGGTCATCCGGAACTTTCAATATGACGGCTGAAGAGGCGATTAACAGAGTACGAGACAGAGCCGGTGTTCCGCCTGTGGATGGTCGATATTTAGGGGATGTGGATGATTTTCTGAGTGAGGTAAGGCGAGAGTGGTCTGTTGAATTAGGTTTTGAAAGGCATCGGCTTACAAATCAGCGCAGATGGCTATTACTCTTAGATGAAAATAACACTAGAAAAACCGGCCATTTCTTTCAGCGGTCACCTGATTTTGATCCGGATAATCCAAGAGAAAATAGAGTACTGAACTTAAATGAAGTAGTGCTTAAGGAGAGAAATCTCACCGAACGTCACTACTGGCTCCCCTTAAAACGGTCAGATGTGAATATCAGCGCAAGTTTTGAACAAAATCCTGGATGGTGA
- a CDS encoding SusC/RagA family TonB-linked outer membrane protein, which yields MNDKATIIRILGCLLFIFLAGLSSADGQKTDPIITLNEQDSVQSESSSVQLEDELKQMEEWFDVSFIYESGLLNGMRVEPKFFRQSDNFGKELQKLVDHFNLTFTKLNERTFILKKDGEEQAAVVESFNHLVEGVVTDVETEETMPGVNIMVKGTSQGTSTNLYGEYSLNVPAPTDTLVFTFIGYERLEVPIENRNQIDVALQPGTFTGEELVVVGFGTQQRESVIAGISSISERDLARTVQVPNLSMALTGKLPGVVTVSSTGLPGEEDPQIYIRGQSTWQDSSPLILVDGIERPMGSVDMSSVSSVTVLKDASATAVYGVQGANGVILIETKSGYDGQVQISGSFTNTVKVPSKLPGVMDGYETLMLRNQAIEHELGAPNASWGAYHTQDFVDRYQRPQSPEDRIRYANVDWADELFREYTQSYDANLNIRGGSEFVQFFASANYVNEGDLFREFENNRGYQPGFGFQRLNARSNLDFQLSPSTTLSAKIAGSYGVRKRPWGFSGGDYGFWIAAYSASPTQYLPIYPDGSFGFDPDATGGSSNSVQILALSGIERITSTELTTNFELDQDLDMFVPGLNVRAQVAVDNTFVEGNRGVNDLYNSARSRYIDPISGNETFQPLYDTGTPFDFQPGSLWNTDGGSVDNSQTYRRWYYQFQINYDFTLGERNNFTQMGLVNRSENALGSIIPQARENWVFRSTYNYDQRYILEYNGSYNGSERFGEGYRFGFFSSGGVGWNIHRESFMSSLDFLNNLRVRASYGTIGDDYTTGRWLYMTEWAYGGNTGMGTVGITAPESPYTWYRVESLGNPDVRWATVTKANLGIEFGLFQGQISGSVDFFQDKRENILISGGDRAIPSYFGQQAPVANIGEVHNQGFEVTLNLDRMIGSRFRLWTEVNVTHAQNEVIERDDPELTPDYQKQAGYAVGQARTHIDRGFYDSWDEVYASTPFNTNDAGKLPGGKWIVDYNSDGLIDDQDSVPFGFSGTPQNTFNTTVGFDWAGFSGFAQFYGVNNVIRSTNFGSLGGNELAYDVEGGYWSLDNPEANTMMPRWNTNISGYSRGSRWMYDGSYLRLKSAQIGYTFDANSNVARGLGISSLNIYLNGHNLLLWTNMPDDRESNFAGGGVTSQGAYPTVRRFNLGVNVNF from the coding sequence ATGAACGATAAAGCTACGATAATCCGCATTTTGGGATGCCTGTTATTTATTTTTTTGGCAGGGCTTTCCTCGGCAGATGGTCAAAAAACAGACCCAATAATAACCCTGAATGAGCAGGATAGTGTTCAGTCTGAATCAAGCAGTGTCCAGTTGGAAGATGAGCTTAAACAAATGGAGGAATGGTTTGATGTCTCATTTATCTATGAAAGCGGTTTGCTGAATGGAATGCGCGTAGAGCCCAAATTTTTCCGACAGTCAGATAATTTCGGGAAGGAACTGCAGAAACTTGTAGATCATTTCAATCTGACATTTACCAAACTGAATGAACGCACTTTTATCCTTAAAAAGGATGGCGAAGAGCAGGCTGCTGTAGTGGAATCTTTTAACCATTTGGTAGAAGGGGTTGTCACTGATGTTGAAACTGAAGAGACGATGCCGGGTGTAAATATAATGGTAAAGGGAACCTCACAGGGTACCTCAACTAATTTGTATGGAGAATATTCGCTAAATGTGCCCGCCCCAACCGACACACTTGTATTTACATTCATTGGATATGAGAGATTGGAAGTTCCTATCGAGAACCGAAATCAGATTGATGTTGCTTTGCAGCCCGGAACATTTACCGGTGAAGAGCTGGTGGTTGTCGGTTTTGGTACTCAGCAAAGGGAAAGTGTAATTGCAGGTATCTCCTCTATTTCTGAAAGAGATCTGGCGAGGACCGTTCAGGTACCGAACCTGAGTATGGCGCTGACGGGTAAGCTGCCGGGGGTGGTTACTGTAAGCAGTACCGGTTTGCCGGGTGAGGAAGATCCTCAAATTTATATACGCGGACAGAGTACCTGGCAGGATTCTTCCCCGCTAATTTTGGTTGACGGGATTGAGCGCCCGATGGGAAGTGTGGATATGAGTTCTGTATCCTCAGTGACAGTTTTAAAAGATGCTTCTGCAACGGCTGTCTACGGAGTTCAGGGTGCAAATGGTGTGATCCTGATTGAAACTAAATCGGGTTACGATGGACAGGTTCAGATATCAGGAAGTTTCACAAATACAGTTAAGGTTCCATCGAAACTGCCGGGTGTAATGGATGGATATGAAACTCTGATGTTACGAAACCAGGCCATAGAACATGAGCTTGGTGCACCAAATGCAAGTTGGGGGGCGTATCATACACAAGATTTTGTCGATCGTTATCAACGGCCACAATCTCCGGAAGATCGGATACGCTATGCAAATGTGGATTGGGCTGATGAATTGTTCAGAGAGTATACCCAATCGTATGATGCTAACCTGAATATTAGAGGTGGTTCTGAATTTGTACAATTTTTTGCAAGTGCTAATTATGTGAATGAAGGCGATCTTTTCAGAGAGTTTGAAAACAATCGCGGATATCAACCCGGATTCGGGTTTCAGAGGTTAAATGCCCGTTCTAACCTGGATTTTCAACTGAGTCCTTCAACTACATTAAGTGCAAAAATTGCAGGTTCTTATGGGGTAAGAAAGAGGCCCTGGGGTTTTTCAGGGGGCGACTATGGTTTTTGGATAGCTGCATACAGTGCATCCCCAACTCAGTATTTGCCAATTTATCCGGATGGAAGTTTTGGATTTGACCCTGACGCAACCGGGGGAAGTAGTAACTCGGTACAAATTTTGGCATTGAGCGGAATTGAACGAATAACCAGTACTGAGTTGACCACAAATTTTGAGCTTGACCAAGATCTGGACATGTTTGTGCCAGGGTTGAATGTTAGAGCTCAGGTTGCCGTTGATAACACTTTTGTTGAAGGCAACAGGGGAGTGAATGACTTATACAATTCTGCACGCAGCAGATACATTGACCCAATAAGCGGGAATGAAACATTTCAGCCCCTTTACGATACAGGAACTCCTTTTGATTTTCAGCCAGGAAGTTTGTGGAATACCGATGGAGGATCGGTTGATAATTCTCAGACGTATCGGCGATGGTACTATCAGTTTCAGATAAACTACGATTTTACGTTAGGTGAGCGGAATAATTTCACTCAGATGGGACTTGTAAACCGTTCCGAAAATGCGTTAGGTAGCATCATTCCTCAAGCTCGCGAAAACTGGGTATTTCGTTCAACCTATAATTATGATCAGCGATATATACTTGAATACAACGGATCATATAACGGGTCGGAAAGGTTTGGTGAAGGTTATCGATTTGGTTTCTTTTCATCTGGTGGAGTTGGCTGGAATATTCACAGAGAGAGCTTCATGAGTTCATTAGATTTCCTCAATAATCTTAGAGTTAGAGCTTCCTACGGAACTATCGGGGATGACTACACTACAGGACGCTGGCTCTACATGACGGAATGGGCATATGGAGGCAATACAGGTATGGGAACTGTTGGTATTACAGCTCCGGAAAGTCCATACACCTGGTATAGAGTAGAATCATTGGGTAACCCGGATGTGCGCTGGGCAACGGTAACTAAGGCTAATTTGGGAATTGAATTCGGACTCTTTCAAGGGCAGATATCCGGTTCTGTCGACTTTTTCCAAGATAAACGTGAAAATATCCTTATTAGCGGGGGCGACAGGGCGATTCCATCCTACTTTGGGCAGCAGGCTCCTGTAGCTAATATCGGAGAGGTGCATAACCAGGGATTTGAGGTTACACTTAACCTTGATCGAATGATTGGTAGTCGATTCCGACTGTGGACGGAAGTGAATGTGACTCATGCACAAAATGAAGTTATTGAAAGGGATGACCCTGAATTAACACCAGATTATCAAAAACAGGCTGGGTACGCTGTAGGCCAGGCGCGAACACACATCGACAGAGGTTTCTATGACTCTTGGGATGAAGTGTATGCATCTACTCCTTTTAATACGAATGATGCGGGGAAATTACCTGGAGGTAAATGGATTGTTGATTACAACTCCGACGGATTAATCGATGATCAGGATTCTGTCCCATTTGGCTTTTCCGGGACACCGCAAAATACATTTAATACAACCGTTGGATTTGATTGGGCTGGATTCAGCGGATTTGCACAATTCTATGGTGTAAATAATGTAATCCGGAGCACTAATTTTGGCAGCCTTGGGGGGAATGAGTTGGCTTATGATGTAGAAGGCGGCTACTGGAGCTTGGATAACCCTGAAGCGAATACTATGATGCCTCGCTGGAATACCAATATCAGTGGATACAGCAGAGGAAGTCGCTGGATGTATGATGGATCTTATCTGCGTTTAAAGAGTGCTCAAATAGGGTACACATTTGATGCAAATTCAAATGTAGCAAGAGGCCTGGGTATCAGTAGCTTAAATATTTACCTGAACGGTCATAACCTGCTTTTGTGGACCAACATGCCCGATGACCGGGAATCTAATTTTGCAGGCGGTGGCGTGACCAGCCAGGGAGCCTACCCAACGGTACGACGATTTAACTTAGGGGTTAATGTTAATTTCTAA
- a CDS encoding FecR family protein has product MRWDLDPADDLEFELERLTKRIDRSEQQNKLPSFKKMQPKNNSWGYRVSVAATILIILSSLGLLFLFNPTETTEQNAELLFETVETGDEERKTLTFSDGSLIELNAESSLRYRLEQFQGERVEVWLKGEGFFDIPTNPGGTQREFIVHTDDGKIQVLGTRFNVDTRFQKTSVVLEEGRVEVSGNDSQGLERASKILNPGERAVINKSSSEIIVQKVDVGLFTAWIDGEVEFRNTSLKDIFSAIEAIYNVSLEVESPELLNRQVTGTIQNPDLQILLNGLQQILDLQITQVDNEKYLISQ; this is encoded by the coding sequence GTGAGATGGGATTTAGATCCGGCTGATGATTTGGAATTTGAGCTGGAAAGATTAACAAAACGAATTGACAGATCTGAACAGCAGAATAAACTACCATCTTTTAAAAAGATGCAGCCCAAAAACAATTCATGGGGCTACCGGGTATCAGTAGCGGCAACAATTTTAATAATCTTGTCAAGCCTGGGACTGCTTTTTCTCTTTAACCCCACAGAAACTACTGAACAAAATGCTGAGCTGCTATTTGAAACGGTTGAAACCGGAGATGAAGAAAGGAAGACTCTGACTTTTAGTGACGGATCGCTGATTGAATTAAATGCTGAGTCTTCATTGCGATATCGTTTGGAGCAGTTTCAAGGCGAGCGAGTCGAGGTTTGGCTGAAAGGCGAAGGCTTTTTTGATATTCCGACTAATCCGGGTGGTACTCAGCGTGAATTTATCGTTCACACTGACGATGGAAAGATTCAGGTTCTGGGAACCAGGTTTAATGTGGATACCCGATTTCAAAAAACAAGTGTAGTGCTGGAGGAGGGACGGGTAGAAGTATCGGGTAATGACTCTCAAGGCCTGGAAAGAGCAAGTAAGATCTTGAATCCGGGTGAACGTGCAGTGATCAACAAATCTTCGTCAGAAATTATAGTACAAAAGGTTGATGTAGGGTTGTTTACTGCCTGGATTGATGGGGAGGTCGAGTTCCGGAATACCTCACTCAAAGATATTTTTTCAGCTATAGAAGCTATCTACAATGTTAGCCTGGAAGTAGAATCACCAGAGCTTTTGAATCGCCAGGTCACCGGGACAATTCAAAATCCTGATTTACAAATTCTGCTGAATGGACTTCAACAAATTCTTGACCTGCAGATCACACAGGTTGATAATGAAAAATATTTGATATCACAGTAG